In Streptomyces chartreusis NRRL 3882, the following are encoded in one genomic region:
- a CDS encoding helix-turn-helix domain-containing protein, with the protein MTHINALDPGASPLDYYGYELRRHREAAGLTQKQLGEILNYTGSLVGQIETARKVPTPEFSERVDAALGTDGMFSRLVELVLRSQLPAWFRQVAELEARAVEMCTFHTHLVHGLLQTKAYASAVLGALDRTDLDDRISARLARQRIFEKGEPTVFWAVISEAALYQEIGGREIMRGQLARLLSFEGNPRINVQVLPFSSGAHAGLQGSFDLFRFDSDPDIVYTEGYGSGHPTANPDTVKDCSLRYDHLQAAALSLRESAELIRRVMEERYGEQCDPGRDPVA; encoded by the coding sequence GTGACCCACATCAACGCCCTTGACCCTGGTGCGTCCCCGCTCGACTACTACGGCTACGAGCTGAGGAGACACCGGGAGGCCGCCGGGCTGACACAGAAGCAGCTCGGGGAGATCCTCAACTACACGGGCTCGCTCGTCGGCCAGATCGAGACGGCGCGGAAGGTTCCGACGCCGGAGTTCAGTGAGCGGGTGGACGCGGCGCTGGGCACGGACGGTATGTTCTCCCGGCTGGTCGAACTGGTGCTGCGCAGCCAGCTGCCCGCCTGGTTCAGGCAAGTGGCTGAGCTGGAGGCCCGAGCAGTCGAGATGTGCACCTTCCACACGCATCTGGTGCATGGCCTCCTTCAGACCAAGGCGTACGCAAGCGCGGTGCTGGGTGCGCTGGACAGGACCGACCTCGACGACCGCATCTCCGCTCGGCTGGCACGTCAGCGCATCTTCGAGAAGGGCGAGCCGACCGTCTTCTGGGCAGTCATCAGCGAAGCCGCGCTGTACCAGGAGATCGGGGGCCGGGAGATCATGCGCGGCCAACTGGCCCGCCTGTTGTCCTTCGAGGGCAACCCCCGGATCAACGTTCAGGTCCTGCCGTTCTCCTCTGGAGCCCACGCGGGACTCCAAGGCTCATTCGACCTCTTCCGCTTCGATAGCGATCCCGACATCGTCTATACCGAGGGGTACGGCAGCGGGCATCCGACCGCAAACCCAGACACCGTCAAGGACTGCTCGCTCCGTTACGATCACCTGCAAGCCGCCGCGCTCTCCCTCAGGGAATCGGCGGAGTTGATCCGGCGTGTGATGGAGGAACGCTATGGCGAGCAGTGTGATCCCGGCAGGGACCCAGTGGCGTAA
- a CDS encoding alpha/beta hydrolase family protein: MPGTSLPDSTTVISAKPVVLPVPGRGEDLQVRVSAPATGGGLPLVVFSHGFGWSMNGYAPLADHWAAQGFVVVQPTHLDSRTLGLPPEDPRTPRIWRFRIEDLTRVLDGLDVLEAAVPGLAGRLDRDRVAVAGHSWGAQTASTLLGARVLDSDGVPGEDMSDPRVKAGVLLAMAGLGDDLTPFAVEHLPFMRPSFDTMTTPALIVAGDHDDSVLSTRGPDWFTDPYTYSPGNKSLLTLFGAEHSLGGIPGYEVAETTDESPARVALLQRLTTAYLRSALYPGDTSWKAAAAALEEDPEPLGKLQSK, encoded by the coding sequence ATGCCCGGCACTTCCCTGCCCGACTCGACCACGGTGATCTCCGCGAAGCCGGTGGTGCTGCCCGTCCCGGGGCGCGGTGAGGACCTCCAGGTCCGGGTGTCCGCCCCCGCGACCGGCGGCGGTCTGCCCCTCGTCGTCTTCTCGCACGGCTTCGGCTGGTCGATGAACGGCTACGCCCCGCTGGCGGACCACTGGGCCGCCCAGGGCTTCGTGGTGGTGCAGCCCACCCACCTGGACTCCAGGACGCTGGGCCTGCCTCCCGAGGACCCCCGCACGCCGCGGATCTGGCGCTTCCGCATCGAGGACCTCACGCGTGTGCTGGACGGACTGGACGTACTCGAAGCCGCCGTACCGGGCCTGGCCGGGCGCCTCGACCGCGACCGCGTCGCCGTGGCCGGCCACTCCTGGGGCGCCCAGACGGCGAGCACGCTGCTGGGCGCGCGCGTCCTCGACTCCGACGGTGTTCCCGGTGAGGACATGTCCGACCCCCGTGTGAAGGCGGGCGTGCTGCTCGCCATGGCCGGCCTGGGCGACGACCTGACCCCGTTCGCCGTCGAGCACCTCCCCTTCATGAGGCCGTCCTTCGACACCATGACCACGCCGGCGCTCATCGTCGCCGGGGACCACGACGACTCCGTGCTGTCCACGCGCGGACCGGACTGGTTCACCGACCCCTACACCTACAGCCCGGGGAACAAGAGCCTGCTCACGCTGTTCGGGGCGGAGCACTCCCTCGGCGGCATCCCCGGCTACGAGGTGGCGGAGACGACCGACGAGAGCCCCGCACGCGTCGCACTGCTCCAGCGCCTCACCACCGCCTACCTGCGCAGCGCCCTCTACCCCGGGGACACGAGCTGGAAGGCGGCGGCCGCCGCGCTGGAGGAGGACCCCGAGCCGCTGGGGAAGCTCCAGAGCAAGTAG
- a CDS encoding ATP-binding protein: protein MNEYIPAQYTMRLTVGEHAARHIRRIVRSFLEEWRMPELADAVELGVTELLANVVQHVPDRRCTLLLLRQSAGVRVEVTDGSDQLPCSPTSFDLESEGGRGLLLLDAMADKWGVSPWRGGGKTVWFECGAESLALE, encoded by the coding sequence GTGAACGAATACATTCCCGCCCAGTACACGATGCGCCTCACCGTCGGTGAACACGCCGCCCGCCACATCCGCCGCATCGTCCGCTCGTTCCTCGAAGAGTGGCGCATGCCCGAGCTGGCGGACGCCGTCGAGCTGGGCGTGACCGAGCTGCTAGCGAACGTCGTACAGCACGTCCCGGACCGCCGCTGCACGCTGCTGTTGCTGCGGCAGTCGGCCGGCGTACGGGTCGAGGTGACGGACGGCAGCGATCAACTCCCCTGCTCGCCGACCTCGTTCGACCTGGAATCCGAGGGCGGCCGGGGACTGCTCCTGCTCGACGCGATGGCCGACAAGTGGGGCGTGTCGCCGTGGCGCGGGGGCGGGAAGACGGTGTGGTTCGAATGCGGGGCCGAGTCCCTAGCTCTAGAGTGA
- a CDS encoding TetR/AcrR family transcriptional regulator, which yields MNDSGQSAGSSARSKRKDARRNQQTLLNAAAEVFVSSGVDAPVRDIAARAGVGVGTIYRHFPTRADLVIAVYRHQVDACAEAGPTLLAAGPTPLAALVRWVDLFVDFLVTKHGLATAMQGDSTCFGPLHAYFLDRLLPVCTHLLEAAAASGEIRSDLDAYQFLRGIGNLCIGADTDPRYDARRLVALLLAGLRRPQ from the coding sequence GTGAACGACAGCGGCCAGAGCGCCGGAAGCTCAGCCCGGTCCAAGCGCAAGGACGCCCGGCGCAACCAGCAGACGCTGCTGAACGCGGCCGCCGAGGTCTTCGTCAGCTCGGGCGTGGACGCGCCGGTGCGTGACATCGCGGCCAGGGCCGGCGTCGGGGTGGGCACGATCTACCGCCACTTCCCCACCCGGGCGGACCTCGTCATCGCCGTCTACCGCCACCAGGTCGACGCCTGCGCCGAAGCCGGCCCGACCCTGCTGGCGGCCGGCCCGACACCCCTCGCCGCCCTGGTGCGGTGGGTGGATCTCTTCGTCGACTTCCTGGTCACCAAGCACGGCCTGGCCACCGCGATGCAGGGAGACAGCACCTGCTTCGGGCCGCTGCACGCCTACTTCCTCGACCGCCTCCTGCCGGTGTGCACCCACCTGCTCGAGGCCGCCGCCGCGTCCGGCGAGATCCGCTCCGACCTCGACGCCTACCAGTTCCTGCGCGGCATCGGGAACCTCTGCATCGGCGCGGACACGGACCCCCGCTACGACGCCCGCCGACTGGTAGCGCTCCTCCTCGCGGGACTACGCCGACCGCAGTGA
- a CDS encoding steroid 3-ketoacyl-CoA thiolase translates to MAAEPVIVEAVRTPIGKRGGALANLHPAYLLGETYRELLGRTGIPADCVEQIVGGTVTHAGEQSMNPARTAWLTMGLPYETAATTVDAQCGSSQQASHMLANMVATGVIDVGISCGVESMSRVPLGSGSKHGPGKPFPDEWNVDLPNQFEAAERIARHRGLTREKVDALGLASQERAAHAWAEERFKRETFAVQVPTTEEEQHAGQGMWRLVDKDEGLRDTTAEALAGLKPIMPTAVHTAGNSSQISDGASAIMWASKRMARALKLRPRARIVAQALVGADPHFHLDGPIDATKAVLGKAGMSLKDIDLVEINEAFASVVLSWAQVFEQDLKKVNVNGGAIALGHPVGATGARLITTALHELERADKEFALITMCAGGGLATGTIIQRL, encoded by the coding sequence ATGGCTGCCGAACCCGTGATCGTCGAAGCCGTACGCACCCCCATCGGCAAGCGCGGCGGCGCGCTCGCCAACCTGCACCCCGCCTACCTCCTGGGCGAGACGTACCGCGAACTCCTCGGCCGCACCGGCATCCCCGCCGACTGCGTCGAGCAGATCGTCGGCGGTACGGTCACCCACGCCGGCGAGCAGTCCATGAACCCCGCGCGCACGGCCTGGCTCACGATGGGGCTCCCCTACGAGACGGCCGCGACGACCGTGGACGCGCAGTGCGGGTCCTCCCAGCAGGCCTCCCACATGCTGGCCAACATGGTCGCCACGGGCGTGATAGACGTCGGCATCTCGTGCGGCGTGGAGTCGATGTCCCGGGTGCCGCTCGGGTCGGGCTCGAAGCACGGGCCGGGCAAGCCGTTCCCCGACGAGTGGAACGTCGACCTGCCGAACCAGTTCGAGGCGGCCGAGCGCATCGCCCGTCACCGTGGCCTGACCCGCGAGAAGGTCGACGCCCTGGGCCTCGCCTCCCAGGAGCGGGCCGCCCACGCCTGGGCGGAGGAACGCTTCAAACGAGAGACGTTCGCGGTCCAGGTCCCCACGACGGAAGAGGAACAGCACGCCGGGCAGGGCATGTGGCGCCTGGTCGACAAGGACGAGGGCCTGCGCGACACGACGGCGGAGGCGCTGGCCGGCCTGAAGCCGATCATGCCGACGGCGGTCCACACGGCCGGCAACTCGTCGCAGATCTCCGACGGGGCGTCGGCGATCATGTGGGCGTCGAAGCGGATGGCTCGCGCCCTGAAGCTGAGGCCCCGGGCCCGGATCGTGGCCCAGGCCCTGGTGGGCGCCGACCCCCACTTCCACCTCGACGGGCCGATCGACGCGACCAAGGCCGTGCTGGGCAAAGCCGGGATGTCCCTCAAGGACATCGACCTCGTGGAGATCAACGAGGCGTTCGCGTCGGTCGTACTGAGCTGGGCGCAGGTCTTCGAGCAGGACCTTAAGAAGGTGAACGTCAACGGCGGCGCGATCGCGCTCGGGCACCCGGTCGGAGCGACCGGGGCCCGGCTCATCACGACGGCGCTTCATGAACTGGAACGCGCGGACAAGGAGTTCGCGCTGATCACGATGTGCGCGGGGGGCGGTTTGGCCACCGGCACGATCATTCAGCGGTTGTAG
- a CDS encoding cytochrome P450 encodes MSCPALPDGFDFTDPDLLHSRVPLPEFAELRRVEPVCWVPQPAGLAGFQDEGYWAVTRHADVKYVSTHPELFSSYLNTAIIRFNEHIERDAIDAQRFILLNMDPPEHTRVRQIVQRGFTPRAIRALEERLRARAHTIVANAGAHTGPFDFVTQVACELPLQAIAELMGVPQEDRDKIFDWSNKMIAYDDPEYAITEEVGAESATEIIAYAMNMAADRKQCPAHDIVTQLVAAEDEGNLNSDEFGFFVLMLAVAGNETTRNAITHGMHAFLTHPEQWELYKRERPSTAAEEIVRWATPVAAFQRTATQDTELGGKLIRKGDRVGLFYASANHDPEVFEEPDDFDITRDPNPHLGFGGGGPHYCLGKSLAVLEIDLIFNAVADAMPGLQLVEDPRRLRSAWINGVKELRVRTR; translated from the coding sequence ATGTCCTGTCCCGCGCTGCCCGACGGGTTCGACTTCACCGACCCGGACCTGCTGCACAGCCGCGTGCCCCTGCCGGAGTTCGCCGAGCTGCGCCGGGTGGAGCCGGTCTGCTGGGTGCCGCAGCCGGCGGGTCTCGCCGGTTTCCAGGACGAGGGGTACTGGGCGGTCACCCGGCACGCCGACGTCAAGTACGTCTCCACGCATCCGGAGTTGTTCTCGTCGTACCTCAACACGGCGATCATCCGCTTCAACGAGCACATCGAGCGCGACGCCATCGACGCGCAGCGGTTCATCCTGCTGAACATGGACCCGCCGGAGCACACGCGGGTGCGGCAGATCGTGCAGCGCGGGTTCACGCCCCGGGCGATCCGCGCGCTGGAGGAGCGGCTGCGGGCCCGTGCCCACACGATCGTGGCGAACGCCGGCGCCCACACCGGCCCCTTCGACTTCGTCACCCAGGTCGCCTGCGAACTGCCCCTCCAGGCGATAGCCGAGCTGATGGGCGTGCCGCAGGAGGACCGGGACAAGATCTTCGACTGGTCCAACAAGATGATCGCGTACGACGATCCGGAGTACGCCATCACCGAGGAGGTCGGCGCCGAGTCGGCCACGGAGATCATCGCCTACGCGATGAACATGGCCGCCGACCGCAAGCAGTGCCCCGCCCACGACATCGTGACGCAGCTGGTCGCGGCGGAGGACGAGGGCAACCTCAACTCGGACGAGTTCGGCTTCTTCGTGCTGATGCTGGCCGTCGCCGGCAACGAGACCACCCGCAACGCCATCACCCACGGCATGCACGCCTTCCTCACCCACCCCGAGCAGTGGGAGCTGTACAAGAGGGAGCGGCCGTCGACGGCGGCGGAGGAGATCGTGCGCTGGGCGACCCCGGTCGCCGCCTTCCAGCGCACCGCCACCCAGGACACCGAGCTGGGCGGCAAGCTGATCCGCAAGGGCGACCGCGTCGGCCTCTTCTACGCCTCCGCCAACCACGACCCCGAGGTCTTCGAGGAGCCGGACGACTTCGACATCACCCGTGACCCCAACCCCCACCTCGGGTTCGGCGGCGGCGGCCCGCACTACTGCCTGGGCAAGTCCCTCGCCGTGCTGGAGATCGACCTCATCTTCAACGCCGTCGCCGATGCCATGCCCGGCCTTCAGCTGGTCGAGGATCCCCGCCGGTTGAGGTCGGCGTGGATCAACGGCGTGAAGGAACTCCGGGTTCGGACCCGGTAG
- a CDS encoding AAA family ATPase, translating to MSGTEPRRFLIATAISHYTHAPEWDRPGLVEARRNVVELFTRHLGYQHVSDLGANPTQQQLLWELREFCRAPDRRHDDIVAVYIAGHGEVVDNDYVLLTSDTDPGDLHDALQPSMLARKILAGTRVRKLLLMLDTCYSGQGGNELLATMARLKNEWREGNGCLAVITSAQPLQLAQTGAFPELFSEAVTSLATAGYSPENLALDAVVNATRNNPKRPGHQHIGLELIGLTGKVPPFLPNAKHSPQLSHTDLALQQAAEWDQQDQRRDVEFRTRLLRRAMGHREEDRVGWWFSGRHQALEDITCWLGEHPDDRRSLVVTGAPGSGKTAVLGLLAAVSDPEYRQTVPLSSLGLSGRQLPRKRAIRASIYAQGLTDEQVVRALAAALRLPVAESVADLLNHLNQGPAPSRPHVVLIDGLDEAATPTTLCSQVLRPLTELAPQHLRLLLGTRPHLFTPLGLHRSDHIDLDAPRYADPQAVLAYTVRNLLDAHPESPYLACPSEVRLGVAHAVASAAGHSFLVARITAGTLAATPTLPDPQDADWLRSLPSAAADAMHRDLDQRFGADAQRILDLLRPLAYAQGQGLPWEDIWAPLASEISGRRYTNHDLHRLRREAGAYVVEAVEDGRSVYRLYHEAMAEFLRREQDAEAVHQAFTRTLLRTVPYGLDGSRDWGRAHPYALRHLALHATRAGELDVLMADLEYLVHAESDALTLRLLQCRDDTARLHAAIYRTSIDVHRRLDPPGRRQVLALDAARFNVPEILEALNSKAAKRAWKPVAASGSRVSGNLRHTFTGHTGNVEAVACAVVDGRAIAVSGAKDATLRMWNLATGHRSEPLTGHTGSVKSVVCAELDGRPVAVSGSADGTARVWDLVGGRPVGAPLTGHSDSVNAVAWAEVDGRPVAVTGSNDKTLRVWDLATGQPTGLPMTAGGAVTTVACGTVGNHAVAVSAARSGLEVWELATLRQRGQLERTAQNQILAVACTTLDGRPVAVGSCTRGRLHLWDLDTLRHLAEWEGHGHYWTPSLVCTELDGRPVAITGSHDGALAVWDLRDRRLVGTPLTGHSSGVLSVAYTSSAGRTIVVSGSFDHTVRVWDLSSHQVFGDPLIGHTKPVSDMDFAVINRQPAIVTAAADNTVRVWELATAQPVGTPLRGEGDIRAMSCVVFEGRQIAVSVSRSGAVRSWDLGTGRPMGPPLRRSEVARPSIACAVMGQRLVCAASAPRDSVQVWDITTGVDLYPPLTGHRKPVTAVVCTVLDDRPVVVTASKDETLRIWTLDGGRPVRRIPLDLSPSAMACTVLDGRQVAVIGSREGHLRMWDLATGQPLKKTMKGHTSYVLSVRCDVLEGRPVAVTSSLDNTIRIWDLLRRTVADVLHVPGTNAALISPDTSFLACAFGDDMAVFSRA from the coding sequence ATGAGCGGGACCGAGCCGCGGCGCTTCCTCATCGCGACGGCGATCAGCCACTACACCCACGCACCCGAGTGGGACCGCCCCGGACTCGTCGAGGCCCGCCGCAACGTGGTGGAGTTGTTCACCCGGCACCTCGGGTACCAACACGTGTCCGACCTCGGAGCCAACCCGACCCAGCAGCAACTGCTCTGGGAGTTACGCGAGTTCTGCCGGGCGCCGGACCGTCGCCACGACGACATCGTCGCCGTGTACATCGCCGGACACGGCGAGGTCGTCGACAACGACTACGTGCTGCTCACCTCGGACACTGACCCCGGCGATCTCCACGACGCGCTGCAGCCGAGCATGCTGGCGCGCAAGATCCTCGCCGGGACCCGGGTGCGCAAGCTGCTTCTCATGCTGGACACCTGTTACTCGGGGCAGGGCGGCAACGAACTCCTCGCCACGATGGCGAGGCTGAAGAACGAGTGGCGCGAGGGCAACGGGTGCCTCGCGGTGATCACGTCGGCGCAGCCCCTTCAACTCGCTCAGACCGGCGCCTTTCCCGAGCTGTTCTCGGAGGCGGTGACCAGCCTGGCCACGGCGGGCTACTCACCGGAGAACCTTGCCCTCGACGCGGTCGTCAACGCGACCCGCAACAACCCCAAACGTCCGGGCCATCAGCACATCGGCCTGGAACTCATCGGTCTGACGGGCAAGGTGCCGCCCTTCCTGCCCAACGCCAAGCACAGCCCGCAGCTGTCCCACACGGACCTGGCGCTGCAACAGGCCGCCGAGTGGGACCAGCAAGACCAGCGACGGGACGTGGAATTCCGTACGCGGTTGTTGCGCCGGGCCATGGGGCACCGTGAAGAAGACCGCGTGGGTTGGTGGTTCTCCGGCCGCCATCAAGCGCTCGAGGACATCACCTGCTGGCTGGGCGAGCACCCCGACGACCGGAGGTCACTGGTGGTCACCGGCGCCCCGGGCTCGGGCAAGACAGCCGTCCTCGGTCTCCTCGCGGCAGTGAGCGATCCGGAGTACCGACAGACCGTGCCGCTCAGCAGCCTGGGCCTCTCCGGACGACAGCTGCCTCGTAAGCGGGCGATCCGTGCCTCGATCTACGCACAAGGCCTCACCGATGAACAAGTCGTGCGTGCACTGGCCGCGGCTCTGCGCCTGCCGGTCGCGGAGTCGGTGGCCGACCTGCTGAACCACCTCAACCAGGGGCCCGCACCGAGTCGTCCACATGTCGTCCTGATCGACGGTCTGGACGAAGCGGCGACGCCGACCACACTGTGCAGCCAGGTCCTGCGGCCCCTGACCGAGCTGGCTCCGCAGCACCTTCGGTTACTCCTCGGCACCCGCCCTCACCTCTTCACGCCGCTCGGCCTGCACCGTTCCGACCACATTGACCTGGACGCACCCCGCTACGCCGACCCGCAGGCCGTGCTGGCGTACACGGTCCGCAATCTCCTCGACGCGCACCCCGAGTCCCCGTACCTCGCCTGCCCGAGCGAGGTGCGGCTCGGCGTCGCACATGCGGTGGCGTCGGCCGCCGGACACTCGTTCCTGGTCGCCCGTATCACCGCCGGCACGCTTGCGGCCACGCCCACGCTGCCCGATCCCCAGGACGCCGACTGGCTCCGGTCGCTGCCCAGCGCTGCCGCTGACGCGATGCACCGGGACTTGGACCAGCGCTTCGGAGCGGACGCACAGAGGATCCTCGACCTCCTGCGGCCGCTGGCCTACGCGCAGGGCCAGGGCCTGCCCTGGGAAGACATCTGGGCTCCGCTGGCGTCGGAGATCTCCGGGCGTCGGTACACCAACCACGACCTGCACCGGCTGCGACGGGAGGCCGGCGCCTACGTGGTCGAGGCGGTGGAGGACGGGCGCTCGGTGTACCGGCTCTATCACGAGGCGATGGCGGAGTTTCTGCGCAGGGAGCAGGACGCCGAGGCGGTGCACCAGGCCTTCACCCGGACTCTGCTCCGGACGGTGCCGTACGGCCTGGACGGCTCGCGTGACTGGGGGCGTGCCCATCCCTACGCCCTGCGGCATCTCGCTCTGCATGCCACACGAGCGGGCGAGCTCGACGTGCTGATGGCAGACCTCGAGTATCTGGTGCACGCGGAGAGCGACGCGTTGACGCTCCGCCTCTTGCAGTGCCGCGACGACACCGCCCGTCTGCATGCCGCGATCTACCGCACCTCGATCGACGTACACCGCCGGCTCGACCCGCCCGGCCGTCGGCAGGTTCTGGCCCTGGACGCCGCGCGCTTCAACGTGCCCGAAATTCTGGAGGCACTCAACAGCAAGGCTGCCAAACGGGCCTGGAAGCCGGTCGCCGCCTCAGGCTCACGGGTGTCGGGCAACCTGCGCCACACCTTCACCGGCCACACCGGCAACGTGGAAGCAGTCGCGTGCGCGGTGGTGGACGGCCGCGCGATCGCCGTCAGCGGCGCGAAAGATGCGACGCTACGGATGTGGAACCTGGCCACCGGCCACCGGAGCGAGCCGCTGACCGGCCACACCGGCTCCGTGAAGTCCGTGGTGTGCGCGGAACTGGACGGCCGCCCGGTGGCCGTGAGCGGTTCGGCCGACGGCACCGCCCGGGTGTGGGATCTCGTCGGCGGCCGGCCCGTCGGAGCACCGCTCACCGGTCACAGCGACTCTGTGAACGCCGTGGCGTGGGCCGAGGTGGACGGTCGCCCCGTCGCGGTCACTGGGTCGAACGACAAGACGCTGCGGGTATGGGACCTGGCCACCGGTCAGCCGACCGGCCTCCCGATGACCGCCGGCGGCGCTGTCACGACCGTCGCGTGCGGCACGGTGGGGAACCACGCCGTCGCAGTCAGCGCGGCGCGCTCGGGGCTGGAGGTGTGGGAGCTGGCGACATTGCGACAGCGGGGACAGCTGGAGCGAACGGCGCAGAACCAGATTCTGGCCGTCGCGTGCACGACGCTGGACGGCCGTCCGGTCGCCGTGGGCAGTTGCACTCGCGGCCGACTGCACCTGTGGGACCTGGACACGTTGCGGCACCTCGCCGAGTGGGAGGGACACGGCCACTACTGGACACCCTCGCTCGTGTGTACCGAACTGGACGGCCGGCCGGTAGCGATCACCGGCTCCCACGACGGGGCACTGGCGGTATGGGACCTCAGGGACCGTCGGCTGGTGGGGACGCCCCTCACCGGTCACAGCAGTGGTGTGCTGTCGGTGGCGTACACATCGTCGGCCGGTCGGACGATCGTCGTCTCCGGCTCGTTCGACCACACGGTCCGTGTCTGGGACCTGTCGTCCCACCAGGTCTTCGGGGATCCCCTGATCGGCCACACAAAGCCGGTGTCCGACATGGACTTCGCCGTGATCAACCGTCAGCCGGCCATCGTCACGGCCGCCGCAGACAACACGGTGCGCGTCTGGGAACTGGCCACGGCTCAGCCTGTGGGGACGCCCCTCCGAGGGGAAGGCGACATCCGCGCGATGTCGTGCGTGGTGTTCGAGGGGCGGCAGATCGCCGTCAGTGTCTCCCGGAGCGGGGCGGTGCGGTCGTGGGACCTCGGAACCGGCCGGCCCATGGGACCACCTTTGCGCAGGTCCGAGGTGGCCAGGCCCAGCATCGCGTGTGCTGTCATGGGCCAGCGGCTCGTATGCGCCGCCAGCGCCCCGCGCGACTCGGTACAGGTGTGGGACATCACGACCGGCGTCGACCTGTATCCGCCGCTCACAGGCCACAGGAAGCCGGTGACGGCGGTTGTCTGCACCGTCCTGGACGATCGGCCGGTGGTCGTCACCGCCTCGAAGGACGAGACCCTGCGGATCTGGACCCTGGACGGCGGGAGACCAGTGCGCCGCATCCCGCTCGACCTCTCGCCCTCGGCCATGGCGTGCACCGTGCTCGACGGCCGCCAGGTCGCTGTGATCGGCTCTCGCGAAGGGCACCTACGCATGTGGGATCTCGCGACGGGCCAGCCGTTGAAGAAGACGATGAAGGGGCACACCAGTTATGTCCTGTCCGTGAGATGCGATGTACTCGAGGGGCGGCCGGTCGCCGTCACCAGTTCCCTGGACAACACGATCCGGATCTGGGACCTCCTGCGCCGCACCGTCGCCGACGTTCTTCACGTGCCCGGCACCAACGCGGCACTGATCTCCCCGGACACGAGCTTCCTGGCCTGTGCCTTCGGCGATGACATGGCCGTCTTCAGCAGGGCATGA
- a CDS encoding DUF397 domain-containing protein yields MASSVIPAGTQWRKSSYSGDQGGSCVEVAETPHTTIAIRDSKNPAGPILTLDPATFTTFINWTTTTTAE; encoded by the coding sequence ATGGCGAGCAGTGTGATCCCGGCAGGGACCCAGTGGCGTAAGTCCAGCTACAGCGGCGACCAAGGCGGCAGTTGCGTAGAGGTCGCCGAAACCCCCCACACCACCATCGCAATACGCGACTCGAAGAACCCGGCGGGACCGATCCTCACCCTCGACCCCGCCACGTTCACCACCTTCATCAACTGGACGACGACTACAACCGCTGAATGA
- a CDS encoding ECF transporter S component, with protein sequence MDPRSTPQRQARAVRLGPRSVTALALVSAVGVVGFGWPFLTPPTSRISAHAQDAPWLFAGLLVLLVSVVAAAISESGLGPKAVAMLGVLAATGAALRPIGAGTAGIEPMFFLMVLSGRVLGPGFGFVLGSVTMFASALLTGGVGPWLPFQMLAMGWFAMGAGLLPGPDRLRGRAELVMLAAYGLLAAFAYGTVMNLAGWPFMSALASNVAFDPHAAVAANLARFLAYCLATSLGWDLGRAVVTVVLTLTLGPAVLRALRRATRRAAFETPVTFDAPRT encoded by the coding sequence ATGGACCCCAGGAGCACCCCCCAGCGTCAGGCCCGGGCCGTCCGCCTCGGCCCCCGCTCCGTCACCGCCCTGGCCCTCGTCAGCGCCGTGGGCGTCGTGGGCTTCGGCTGGCCGTTCCTGACCCCGCCCACCTCGCGGATCAGCGCGCACGCGCAGGACGCGCCCTGGCTCTTCGCGGGCCTGCTGGTGCTGCTCGTGTCGGTCGTGGCCGCGGCGATCTCGGAGTCCGGTCTCGGCCCGAAGGCGGTCGCGATGCTCGGCGTGCTGGCCGCGACGGGTGCGGCCCTGCGTCCGATCGGGGCCGGTACCGCCGGTATCGAGCCGATGTTCTTCCTGATGGTGCTGAGCGGTCGGGTCCTCGGCCCGGGGTTCGGGTTCGTCCTCGGCTCGGTGACGATGTTCGCGTCCGCGCTGCTCACGGGCGGGGTGGGCCCGTGGCTGCCGTTCCAGATGCTGGCGATGGGCTGGTTCGCGATGGGCGCGGGCCTGCTGCCGGGCCCGGACCGGCTGCGCGGCCGGGCGGAGCTCGTGATGCTCGCGGCCTACGGCTTGCTCGCCGCCTTCGCCTACGGCACGGTCATGAACCTGGCCGGCTGGCCCTTCATGAGCGCCCTCGCCTCGAACGTCGCCTTCGACCCGCACGCGGCGGTCGCCGCCAACCTGGCGCGGTTCCTCGCGTACTGCCTGGCCACCTCGCTGGGCTGGGACCTGGGCCGGGCCGTCGTCACGGTCGTCCTGACGCTCACGCTCGGCCCCGCTGTTCTCCGGGCCCTGCGCCGCGCCACCCGCCGGGCGGCCTTCGAGACGCCGGTCACGTTCGACGCGCCCCGGACGTGA